In Ruminiclostridium papyrosolvens DSM 2782, the following proteins share a genomic window:
- a CDS encoding ATP-binding protein, producing MNNKWYQIWGEGTRAIIGVEGIGKTMTAEMFKSKVLDLGGTTVHLHGKHDSYEEVLEEVVNNLNFKTSDNIAGLEQDFLNTLKEAEKGRIHVALIIDDCHLYEEEVIQQIHQFISTVKIVQSNVSLVLLGRNELKEKIKNIVNESNIRILEPFDQEETQNYTLFKMAAQCYPQHTIDILVKHIDLIHSASGGVPKYIDSICEKIRGIIGQNELKDITTEEIKQYLELD from the coding sequence ATGAATAATAAGTGGTATCAAATTTGGGGAGAAGGTACACGTGCGATTATTGGTGTAGAAGGAATCGGAAAAACAATGACTGCCGAAATGTTTAAAAGTAAAGTATTGGATTTAGGTGGTACGACAGTACATTTGCATGGCAAACATGACAGTTATGAGGAAGTATTGGAAGAAGTCGTAAATAATCTAAACTTTAAAACATCAGACAATATTGCTGGTTTGGAGCAGGATTTTTTAAATACTTTAAAAGAGGCAGAAAAAGGTAGAATACATGTTGCCTTAATTATTGACGATTGCCATTTATATGAAGAAGAAGTAATACAACAGATCCACCAGTTCATAAGCACTGTTAAAATTGTTCAGAGCAATGTTTCGCTGGTTCTTTTGGGCAGAAATGAATTAAAGGAAAAGATAAAAAACATAGTAAATGAATCCAACATACGTATTTTGGAGCCTTTTGATCAAGAGGAAACCCAAAATTATACCCTGTTTAAAATGGCAGCTCAATGCTACCCGCAACATACAATTGATATTTTGGTTAAGCACATAGACCTCATACATTCTGCTTCTGGCGGGGTCCCTAAATACATTGATTCGATATGTGAAAAAATCCGAGGAATTATCGGACAGAATGAATTGAAGGATATCACAACAGAGGAGATTAAACAATATTTGGAACTGGATTGA